The Glycine soja cultivar W05 chromosome 4, ASM419377v2, whole genome shotgun sequence genomic sequence ATTAAAAATGTGTTCCTCTTCATCGTTATATAGGGAAGAAAGCATATACATATCCTCTAGATATCTAGTCTTCATTTTTCTATATCGGTTATGTGTATGAACATTTAGTAACATATCCATATGCAAAGGCAAATATCACAAGAAGGGAGGGTTGAATGGTGATTTTCtgtaaatttaaatctttttcgTAAACAAGAAAGTTATCGTTTGATGaagtaaaaattaagaaaataaatattggaCTTTTTGCAAAGCAAATCGTACGATAGTTTCGAATctttgtaaaacaaacaaagTTTTTCAAAcacaaagatcaaattgaaacCCTAGGCCAGTTCaaatagcaaaagaaaaaataataagagtaAGACACGAGAAATATAGACGGGTTTGTCTCAACCACCAAGACTACATCTAATTCTTGGCAAACCATCAATTTTCATTAACTTTAACAAGTTACGGGTATTTGTCACTGTCACTTATGACTCCTTAACTCAAGTTTTACTCTAAGCTTGTTGCAACCAgtattctttgtcctaccaaGCCACTATTGGCCTAACACAAATCAAAAGACTTGTTGGTTTGATTGCACATATTGACTAACACTCTCAAGATGAACAAAGTGTTTTGAGATCTTTTCTAAACCTTACCAGAATTTATAGAGGTTTTTACATAGAGAATTTGAATAATGAGTGCTTCAGTTCATACTTCATGTCTTCAAAGCTTCTAGTATTTATAGGTCTCtttcaatcaaatatttattgtcTCTAAACAGACATATTTTCTTCCATAAGCTTTTGTGTCTGAAGAATATGGTCATTGGGGCATTAAATGCATGTATTTCTTGATGCTAGAAAACCACTCTTCACCGTTGGCGTGTTGAACACTAAAGTAGGAAACCACTTCCTTTCGTGTCAGAATAGGTCAGTGCAACAAAGCTCTTGTTTTAATGGCGATTGAGGAATTTCATAACttgacttcatttattcttcaattaatactatattttgcaCCAAATATCAAAGTGGTCATGTGGGTATAGTAGTAAAGGAGTGTGTCATTCACTCTAAGGACCATGGTTTTAGTCtttcttcaaatatttttttaagtttttatttttttaagaaaatattggtTAACTTTCTAATCTAGTCAACGTTTAAAATTTAACAGTTAACGGTTAGTCAACGGTTAAAATCAACTTTGGGACTAAGAtagtaaattttgaaatataggagaactcaaataataaattataaaataaaaagaccgATTTAATGAAATAGATAAAATAGAAAGACAGATTTTACAATTAAgcttaataaaattagttaattgtCATGTTACAATATCCAATCGGCATAAATAGAGTTGTAACGGTGTTAGCTGgtagaaaatttaataataatattaccaAGACTtctttaaagtatttttaactATAGAGacctacttaaaaaaaattatagggacGTACAggttaatttaatcaaataagtaTGAGGTGCATCTACTCTAATGAATTGATCAGCCAAACTTGGAGTAGGGGGTAATCCAAATTCCAAACATGCTTTCTACACATGTTTGTTGTTTGTCTGAACGAGAGTTTGGTTGAACAAATGGAAAACCAAACACTAGAGATTACACCaacataagttaaaaaaatgtttttttttaactatataaaCTTAAAATCTAGCTATATTCCCTCAAGACGCTGAATTGATAGAGATGTGAAACACATAAAAGCACCCGCATCGGCACCGAGGGAAGCAACTTTGGAGGAGGGAGCGTGTTGCTTTTGAAGCCATCCCCTGTGCAGCCTAGCCAAAATCATTGCTTCCAAAGCAATTGTTGCTTTCTAAAGTAACGTTGTtaggaaattaaaaagtaatgaaaagagagtgaaatacaataaaaaaaaataaagaaaaaagagtgcaatttaatttttatccgtTAGAAAAAATCCCAGTTGTAGCCGTTGGAAAAATTTTCACTTGTAGCCATTAGAAAAAATATAGTTGTTAGAGTTGTCTCTTATAAATAGAatgcaatataatttttttttacacaatcaaaatctctaaaatttatcatatttcattttttaaaaaaaaatcacaacttCTACACATGCGACTTATTTGCAAGATGTGAAGCAAAGTTTCAAATTAGAAACTGTATGGCTTAACGTGAGGAAGGAACCAACAAAAATGGTTGACACAATTTGAACAATCTAGTAAGAGATCAAAGGTTTCTGCTTCTAAAGATTATTCATCTTCTTCAAATCGGATACACCATCAAGTTATGAGCCAACATCACCTACCATGGAGCGTCCAATGGAGGCAAAAGCAGCAAAGaggaaggcaaaaaaaaaaaaaaaatcttttgatgTTGTTATCGCACAGCTATGAAAGGCATAATAAGACCAAAGCAAAAGTCGTAGATGATCTTTCACGTGCTACGAAAGACCGCAACAAGTTGAAGGAAAAGGAGATGTTGATGAAGGAAAGAGAAATCAACTTTCAAATCCTCTACAAGGATATTACTGGTATGAGTGATGCACAACTATAATTTCATGAAACCTTGAGTaaccaaataaaagaaaaattaggacTTTATTAATTGTGGTACTTATTgcaatgtaatttttattgtgtaacatttattttgtagttgcttttaattatgtaatttttatcaaaactttatgtatgttttaattttgtaatttttaattaaaacaaaaaactaaccaTTATTTCagttacccaaaaaaaaaactagtcgtTGGTAAAACTAGTCGTTTTAAATATAGTTGTTAGTAAAACTAGTCGTTGGTAAAAttagttgtcgcaacctaccctatgACGGGAGTGCAGGCGAAAAGAAAAAGTGTGTCttctagaaaagaaaaagtgtgccaccaacgtttattcaaggaaaatgttagaaaaatcaaaaagaggtatgcgaactttgaaaataagggttcaggAGTTGATTACACATAGGGAAGgaattagcaccccacgcgcccgtcacaagggacgacaacctttaattgagTGTGCACAACGTGACTTcagaattatttactttttccctttttagatttttattttattttattagggtcgacaagggtgttgcccttgctcctacatatcctcaagtgcgatgagaaattcagacctacgtagttctttaagtctaaatgttggtgtgttaaattgatttttatgtttttgaaagattcattttaattgcgaacaaaaatttgtttaaggcgttgaaccttgaaacgatctcaagtgatatttgataaaaagaagttagttatgagttggttttatcttggctttgtttcctcttctttcttcttcttctttctctcttctctcaaatCTCTCCACTTTTGACCCTTGGAACCCCTTAAAACACCCCTAGGACGGTTATTTATAGGCAAAGGGTCACTTTAGTGCTAAAGCAataagctcgcccaggcgagtttgtttcttcaccatgaagctatttggtggcccaggcgagccagaggctagcctggacGAGCTAGGGTTTaggaaaaccaaggaaaagacccttttgccctctttttttggtatttttcacagtcttgatcaaaacacttaATGATCATGTGTTTTGCACTGTAACTAGCGTTCAACACCGTAAGtcaactagcaaggatcaaaagatcaacaaacaatagtctccggacgaaattagggtatgacactagcCATTGTAACTTTCTCTGTATATTCCTTCTGATGTTGCAAGATTTTCATATATCTAAATTGTTCAAAACTTGTAtcaaaatttgagaaaactatTACCCTGTGTTGTTGATAAAGATGGACTCTAGTGATTCATCTCTTGAAGCTCTTAGAGATGAACTCATTGATGATTTTCTAAATGATGAGTAAGAAGAACATTACGTGAGGTTGGTGATGGAAAGTatacaagaaaaagaagaacaagaagaagaataagtCGTTATGAGAAGTAGGCGTCCATGAAAATACATTGATAGAGATCGTGAAGAAAGGCAAGAAAGACTATTCAATGACTACTTCTCCAACAATGCGGTATACACAAATGAACAAATTTGACGAAAATTTAGAATGCAAAGGGATATTTTCCTTCGCATTGTACAAGCCATTGGCGATCAAGATTCATATTTTCAGCAATAGGTTGATGCAATTGGAAGGATGGGCCTTTCTCTGATGCAAAAATGCACAACTTTTATTTGCATATTGGCATATGAATCATCAACTGATAGTGTCGATGATTATGTTCGAATTGGAGAAACCACGACTTTAGTATGCTTGGAAAAGTTTGTAAAGTGTGTCTACGATGTTTTTGGAGCTGAGTACTTACGAAGACCCAACAATAATGACATCCAATAACTACTATGTTTGCCAAGTTGTGGCATCAATTGTCTCGTGACGGAGGCCCAGGTGGGTCAAGTCACAGTTGACTCGTGGCACTTAGGTTGTTACGCTCTTGAGTAAAAAGAGTTATGCCTGACTATTAGCTATAGCTTTTGGCCTAATGGTAAGCGCTCgatccaacaattggtatcaagGCCAAGGTCACGAGTTCAATTCCCAACGGGGCAATTGCTAAGGGGGAGGATATTCTTTGTCAGGTTGTGGTATCAATTGTCCCGTGGCGAAGGCCCAGTTGGGTCAAGTCACAATTGACTCATGGTGCTTAGGCTGTTATGCTTTTAAGTAGAAAGGATTGTGCCCTAACTATCAGCTATAGCTTTTGGCCTAATGGTAAGCGTTCAATCCAACATACTGCAAATAGGTGAGCGTCGTGATTTTCCAGGTATGTTAGGTAGAATTGATTGTATGCATtgagaatgaaaaaattatcTAGTAGCATGGAAAGGTCAATGTTGTCTTGGTGATGGCCCAAGCACAATCGTGCTTGAAGTGGTGATATCACAAGACTTATGGATTTGACATATATTTTGGAGTTACAAGTTCAAACAACAACATCAATGTACCCAACGAATCTCCTGTGTTTAAAGATGTTATGGTGGAGAAGTTCGTACAATACAATTTGCAGTGAATAGAACTCAATATAGCATGGGATACTTTCTAGCAAATGGTATTTATCCAAACTGGGCGACGCTTGTGAAGACCATCCCAAGGCCACAAgatcataaaagaaaattatttgctCAACATCAAGAAGTAGTAAGAAAGGATGTGGAACGCGCATTTGGAGTGCTTAAATCTTAGTTTGTGATTGTAGTGGTCTTGGGCATGATTGGAGTCGGACACAATCAAACATATATTATATGTGTGCATCATATTGCATAACATTTCATGATCCAAAATATCATTACCAACTTCAAGCGGACTATGTGAAACATTTTTAGGAATGTTTTGGACACGATAATTAGCAaagttatttattgttttaattatataatttttattattttaattattatcttttatgttgTGCTATTTGTGTAAAGTTAGTTACTttcatcattttaaataaaatataatttaattatgtatatatttatattagattttttattttaaaagtttaattaattaataaaataatatacatataaattaataaagttgttaataaaaaagttattaataaatttattagttaAGAGTtgcttatattaaaaaaaagtaaaaatgagtTATGTATACATACAAAtcccattaaaaatatttttggagtTATTGCAATGTAGATGCTCTATCTGCATGGATCAAACACCCACAATGTACTACTCTCGTTTTCTCATCCTTTGATAAGTCCTCTTCAATCAAGAAAATTAAACCTTAAACTCATTTTACCAGGTTATttaaacttctttaaaaaaaaaaaccttaaataGGATTTCACATTTAAGTAGCGTTCTgacttttttaaaatctaaaaatgcTTTAAAGtagatattaaagataaaaacttcaaaattattgtttttgaaaatattaccaAGGTTTTAAACTTAGGAGTTACTTTATCATGACGTTATTCATATCATAACTTATAGACATTACAACTCATGTTTAACTCGCTCGTAAGTAAATATAGAGAAGtctcttcattttatttataggCTTAATGGCATTTTTTGTCATCTATCTTTCATCTTTTCAAATATGTTGTCACCAAACTATGAAATTTACACATTTTACCACTCCTCATTTTTTGCAAATTTTGCCACACAAGTACACAACTTTCAAAGTATCAAGCATTTTCCCCCCTATATTATAATtatgcatttaaaaaaaaaaataggcggTAAAATGTGCAAAATTATGGAAGTTATGCCATAATGTGCAAAATTTAGAAAGTTGAATGACAAAATGTTGAACTTTTAATTTGGTTGCAAAATTCACGAAATTGTAAAGGGTGGATGCCAAAAAGTGCAACTAAgcctttttcttatatatatatatatatatatatggacacATAATACAGGAACAGGGAAAGAAACCATTCCAGCTACATTAAAAGGTCTACTTAAGGATGGGTTTGTGCTTCGGTAATAGTTACGCAGCCAATACAGAATCATGTTCTCTGGCAAGTCAACCTTTGACAAAAATCAGTAGTCATATGaaccaaaattaatattataatcttTGGTCTGAATAAATCTCCCTCGATGTGTTCAACATGCAAAACCAGGATTTTGAACTTAAACTCAACAGTGTCATACTTGAAACGATGTAAGATCCAGAGACAGGCTGAAACCAGAGGCCATGGGACATAGAAAAAGACCTGGCTTATTTTAAACCAAAAGGCAATTTGCAATAACAAGAGCAGCAAGAGAGCATTTATTCCACTTCAGACAGTGCATAAGCAGCAATATCAAGCTTTCATAGACTGTCCTGCTTTTACCAAATCTTCAAGTGCCTTAAAGATCTGCGCCTCGGACAAGCCTTCCAATTTGATGCCTTTCTCAACACCCAAATCTAGAATTATGGAACAAATTATAGGAAATCAGGGTCCATCACAAAGAGATTTTGAAAAagatgcaaataaaaaaaaaaaaagatacctTAACAAGATATAATCAGAAAGGCATGTCAAAGATGGACAATATTAAGTCAGTTTGGATGAATTTctcaacaaaagaagaaaataaaatgaatcaaacaaTTCGCATAAGTTGAGATTAACTTGTGAATATCAAGTATTTTAGAAGCTGTCTCGTCTAACTTTTCCACAAGCATCCCTTTATAAACTAGAATTCTTGCCTTGGAAATGTTTTTAATAGTTGAGTCTTACAATTGAAAAGCTCCCATAAGCTAGAAGCTAATCAACATTAGATCATTATATGTAACTTTCGGGCCTTTCTTAAAGCAAGTACAATATACATTTTCCTTATTTTAGATTCTCCCCTCCTGAGAAATTTGTCAAGCATACCTATTTTGTTTACATTTACATAAGAAAGCATGTTgaccaaatattttttaaaaacgatAACATAATTTCTTTCAGCAGTAATCTAGAAGTGCACAATAGGAGGGTATTTCTTACAACTAAATAAAAGCAAGTAAAGTTATTGTGTTTGAGTATCAATTATGCCCAAAAAATGAAGCACCCTATAGATTGCAGAAGGCATGAACCTCATCCCCATGAAATTATTCTCTTGCAATCCAGATATATTAATGCAATATTTAATACATGGATGGATTCAGTAGGCTAAGATTTCACCTATACATATTCAACACCTGTACAGTTGAATTTTCAGCCACATTATATGATTTGTGTGCAAGAAAGAAGCATAATTTTGCTTTTGGATAACAGTCAAAATTGGGATactattaaaatttactttctaCTGGCAActaatactattattttttcataacttTGCAGCCCCAcctaatactatttttttcataactttGCAGCCCCAGATATGAAATTAAGGGGACAATGCAGATTAACCAATTTTCTGTCTAAGTGTATTGATGTCAATTTATAAATCCTTAGTTCCTATTATAAAAACTAGGGCAGGAAAGGGTTGGTAATGGTGATACAGAATGTGAATGCAATACACAAggtcaaattcaaatgtaaaagataaagaattaaatttaagatGGTTGTACCATATCTTGCCCATAATTGGGGTTCAACTCCACTGCACTCACGGATTAATATGGGCAATTTTGGGTTCAATGTCTTTAGTTCCTTATAATTCCTTTCCACAAAAGCCCTGAGATATCAAAAAAGAATAAGAActcatatatattcaaatacatATGGCATGTAAGTATAACTAAGCAACCAAGCAATATacagaaataataaataatgctGAGAAATTTCAGCCCAAAGAAAGGTAAAATATCTGTTTATAACCTTGTGGCTGAGCTTGCAGGTGATGACTGGCACATCAAAAACCTaagttcttttatgtttttcaaaagatttcCTCTCCAAGCCATTGCTTCCCTAGATCAAAGTTATAATATTTGTGAGATTTTACCTCATCACAAGgcagagaaaaaaaaggtgtaGCCTAACAATGCTACTGCTACCACTTGAAGTAGTATAAATGAAAAAGCAGGTGTTCAAATGAAATCTTATTCCACAATAACTTTGTAGAATGTTCCCAAATATGAAAAGTGCAGTAAATATAAAAGTATTGCATGTCTAAACTACAAATAGTTGACAACAGGTaaaaaggcccaaaaagatattTACTTGTTTTGGGAGACATTTTTGCACTGTTTTCAATTGCACATAAATGTAAATGCTTACATGCCAAGATTATGTAGAGTGAAACTGAAAACAATAACACTCCAAAAGCAATAGCATTATAAACTATCTAGAAGAAATTCAAGCCAATGGTGTCTGAAAATGTGTTCACCgacttttcaaaaattattttcattttagccCAACCCATATTCAGTCTTCTTCCATTACGCAAGTAGCACTTAACACTAGGAACTAGAGAAGTTTTAAACCTCCAATTACGGCAACTTGTTTGCAAGAATTCTAAAAccatgagagaaaaacttcatcTTCCAAGAACATTGCAGTCTATACATAGTTGTCTAGTTGATATGAATATTCTTTAAATATGAATCACATCATAAGTAAATTAACTTAGCTGCAAAAATAGAATACTTACAGccaaaaaaatcaacatttttttcaaaaaaagggGGTACGGGGAACTGTTAATTCTAAACAggagttaagaaaaaaaaaaacttgagcatttaagaaattatagctgacaaaattttaattggaaaCTCCACAGATTTAGATAAATCCTGGAAGTATGACATTGAGCAATTTTATTCTTACCTTCTAAAAGAACAAGCCAAAGCCACttggattttgaaatgtttttagaAGCCCCTTATGCAGAATATTTTCAGCATTTGGATACAAAAGCAGAAAAACTCCTTTTGAATTGTAGAAGCCATTTGGGTGCAATTTACAAAAGTTCATTTCATTGGTAACATTACAAGGTAAGGAAAACAAATACTCTTAATATTTCAGGGCTATATTTTGGCAAAAAAACCACTTAAGAAACCAAGCCATATCCCAGTAGATGAAGTCCCCAACATAAATCAAAACCCCATTTTCTAGGAGAAAGTCCCTTCATCGTGAAACAAAACCCCATTTTCATCACtatctaaaactaaaacgaaacCTTCAAAGCACTTCCTTCCAGACTCGATTCAAAAATTACCAGCATTTAGAATAATAGTATTCTTTCCGTAGTTATCTCCTCCGATTTCCCCCATCTTTTCCCAAAAAACTGAACCCAAAGATTAGAGATCCGCATGATACAAACCCCAACAGCCATAACCACAACCAAAACAATAACATTAACAAGCTGTTTAACCAACGCAATGGAGGACGAATTTGATTTGGCAGCAGAACCAAATTAGTTGGGATTTCAAACTCACtggaaattcaaatgaaaaattgAGGAGCAAGAACGAAAAGGTTTTGTTATTCGAAAATTTTGTGAGAAACGATACGGAAACGAACAAAGCAGGACCAAATGGAGGACTTACCAGGTTGCACGGACGGAGACGAGAAAGAGAGGTTGTGGTGAGGTGCGATTCGGGACCAAATTGAGGACTTACCATGCCAATatattatagaaattaattattcttattattttatatagccGTGAATTACATCACAGCTActgaagttttataaaattatacaaacaCCCCTTTTTCTTTATCCACTACTAAACTAACCCctctaattatttttgttttgaaaaaatgtcACTGACACTTTTTTATActctttttgtaatttattgaaaattattcattttaataactCTTACATCTCATCCAATCATCTTCTCTTCTGAGTTAGATGTAGGACTCgtcaaaattaatcatttttaataaattttaatccattaaaaaaagaatattacaaAGATATATAAATCCTTACCTATTTGAAGGGACCAACTTCATACAAAGAGGTTCAGCAATCTTTAGAGTGCAGCATTGTGGTAAAAAAAGTTTTGTTACAACATGACAGTTCGTTGTCATAGTTAAGTGtgtcttcttttcttcaaaaatttacTCGTTTCTTAGATCAAAACAATTGATTATCATTGAGTAAAGGAGATATCAatggttgaaacttgaaacataACCACCAAGATACTCAAAGCAATCATTTTTTTCCGCCCAAATGAAGGgtatctttgtaattttttgaaGCTACAATATGCATTTAATTGTGAGGTAGCATCTCTCTCTTGCTGCacatttacaataatttaaaaaaaaacatgattttaggaatttgaaaaaaaacatgatcTTAGGAATTTGATAAGTCATCTAGTTTTTTACTTATAAAgagattaataaaattgaagattaaatgtaacttttgttcttatattttttttaaatccgcaattttgatttccttattttaaaattgaaacatttagttctcttatttttttaaatttaaagtttaattctcttattttaaaatagagacatttagttttctatttttgaaaaattttaattttgatccttcCTTCAAACTGAAAGCATTAATTATTAAgagattaatattaattatgatatagGTTAAACAAATTATCTGGTTGTATAACTAAATTTGAGTCATATTAAGTTAATTTCTTATGGATGAAGGCTTTTAGAATTTGATAAATGGACTAAAATTAtggattttataaaactaaaggattaaatgtctctattttaaaataggaagactaaaattatgaaatttaaaaataaaaaaaagactaaatgtttctattttaaaataaaaagactaaaattacatatttttataaataggaggattaaaattacatttaagcctaaattattagtaaaaatatattggaAGATAAGAAGAgaccattttagtttttttaaaaaccttaATCCCCACGTTAGTTATTCTAAtcaattttcatataaattcAAATGTCACCATATCGgttaacaaatataaatatcatataaatgaaagaaaagagagtATATTACTACGATCTTTGGTTTAAAAATTTCTATGAACATTCTAAGATTAAAAAGCAGTCACTAAAGTTttgattctaatttttaatatcaattaacaTATACACTTAAAAtgaatttagtttaaatattttcataaactcacagctaattaaaaaaatgacaaattcaCTTTTGATGCAGTTCAAAAATTGTAATATATTAACACTTTAAATAAAgtcttgacatttttttttcctacccaGGAATATTTTAGACGACTTTTACCATGTATTGAGTTTTTCTGATTGTGTGTGGCAAGCATTGCCTAGCTA encodes the following:
- the LOC114409794 gene encoding NADH dehydrogenase [ubiquinone] 1 alpha subcomplex subunit 2-like, which codes for MAWRGNLLKNIKELRFLMCQSSPASSATRAFVERNYKELKTLNPKLPILIRECSGVEPQLWARYDLGVEKGIKLEGLSEAQIFKALEDLVKAGQSMKA